The Lycium barbarum isolate Lr01 chromosome 10, ASM1917538v2, whole genome shotgun sequence genome includes a region encoding these proteins:
- the LOC132615081 gene encoding thionin-like protein 2, producing the protein MGRKGNDVFFALIIAFVMFLTFSTLKSITADDCLINCMRKCPAEDYQCYERCGWSCPHNVTTSSDYCNLGCSFHHCAKLSKDENQWQACRDNCATNICNAKTE; encoded by the exons ATGGGAAGGAAGGGAAATGATGTTTTCTTTGCCTTGATAATAGCATTTGTGATGTTCTTAACATTTTCTACTTTGAAATCGATAACTGCTGATGATTGTTTAATAAATTGTATGAGGAAATGTCCAGCTGAAGATTATCAATGTTATGAACGTTGTGGATGGTCATGTCCCCATAATGTCACCACCTCTTCGGATTATTGCAATCTTGGATGCTCATTTCACCATTGCGCAAAATTATCTAAAG ATGAAAATCAATGGCAAGCTTGCAGAGACAATTGTGCTACCAATATTTGCAACGCTAAAACAGAGTGA